Sequence from the Candidatus Thioglobus sp. NP1 genome:
GGCTTTGTTGAAAGATGTTGGTCATAATATAAATCCAAGAGAGCTAGATCTTGTTATGAGTGTTGGTGAAACTCTTTGTTCTGCATTTTGCGCGCATCTATTAAGTTGCAATGGAATGCCTGCAGTCTCATTTAATGGAAGGCAGTCAGGAATTTTGACAGATGACAATGCTGGAAACGCCGAAATATTAGAAGTTAATCCATCACGAATTGTAGAGTCACTTGATGCAGGAGATATTGCTGTAGTTGCAGGATTTCAAGGCGTCAATGAAAGAGGCGATATTCGTACACTTGGAAGGGGTGGGAGTGATACCTCTGCTGTAGCATTAGCTGCTGCTTTAGGTGCTGAAAAGGTTGAAATATTCTCTGATGTCAACGGGATAGCAAATTGTGATCCTCGACAAGTAGAGTCCTCTAGTTATTTAGAATCGATAAGTGTTGATCAGATGTTAGCAATGGCAGATGAGGGTTCAAGAGTGATCCATCCGCGGGCAATTGCAGCATCTATAAAAACAAAAACACCAATTGTTGCACGGAACACATTTAATGATTCTAAGGGCACAACAATTCATCATAATAAATCTTCAGGCAAAGAGGTTGTTGCAATTGCGCATCGTGAAAGCATGGTATTAGTAGAGTTCGCACTTGAACATAAGGCAGCAAGTCATGTTGATGGAGTTGTTAATATAGATTCAAAACGACTATTACTTAATGATGATGTTTATTTAAGTGATAAATTAGCGCAACTGGAAGAAAAATTAGGTTTTTATAAACTTAGTAGGCATTGGGCTACTATTTCAGTTGTATTCAATAATAAGGTTTCTAAAAAACCTGCAGACCTTGATTATGCTGAACTTTTGGAATCACCTAATAATATTATTAGCTATCTTCTTAAAGAGGTAAAAGTTAGAGAAACTTTAAAATTTCTACATGGAAGATATACCTAAAAAAATCTTAGGGTTTGTAGCCACCATTATTAATATAACTAGTCAGTATTTCATCGGAAAATTCTGATTCTAATTCTGCCGCTTTTATTGCAACAGGTTCTTTAAGATCGCCATCTGGTATTTCAATTAATTCATTATTCCAGTCTGTTAGATAAGCATCTGCATCAACTTCACCTGCTGCCATAGCTGCAGAATCTACTGCCTCCATAAAGCGATTATCAAGCTGCAGTTTTTCAACTTCTCTACGGCTTTTTTTAATCATCACTTGAGTAGGGATATCACGCCATTTAATTACAGTTAACTTCATCAAATTCTCCAAAAAAAATATTAAAATATGGACTAAATTAATTTTGAGAAATTCTACCATCAAGTAATAGATGAAATTGCTATAATTTGAGTATATAATTCGTTTTTTTCTAGTAAGACTTATCCTCGGGGGAGTAATGAAAAGTAAAGCACAAGTTGTGGTTATTGGAGGTGGTGTTGTTGGTGCTGGAACACTCTATCATTTGGCTGAAAAAGGCTGGACAGATGTGGTTCTTTTGGAGCGCAAAGATTTAACTTCTGGCTCTACATGGCATGCAGCTGGATTATTACCACTCTTTAATATGAGTTACTCTGTTGGTAAATTGCATCAATATTCTGTGGATTTTTATCATAAACTTCAAGAAGAAACTGGAATGAATGTTGGCTTTAGCGTGGTCTCCAATATACGTTTAGCTAATTGCCAAGATCGAATGGATGAATATAAATATTATGCTGGAGTTGGAAGTACTGTTGGTGTAAATGTTAAATTCTTAACACCAGAGCAAATTAAAGAAATCTGGCCATTATGTAATACTGAGGGACTACTTGGAGCTATTCAACATCCTGATGATGGTTATATTCAACCAGCTGACTTAACTCAAGCACTATGCAAGGGCGCTAGAAATCGAGGTGCTGAGATATATGAAAATACAACAGTAAATGCTCTAGAGCAACAATCTGATAGCACTTGGGTTGTTAAGACTGATAAGGGCGATATCGCATGTGAACATATCGTTTCATGTACTGGAAGCTTTGCAAGAAAGACTGGCGAAATGGTCGGTCTTGATGTACCGGTTATTCCTGTAGAGCATCAATTTCTTGTTACAGAGCCTCATCCAGATATTTTAGAAAGAAAAAAGCAAGGTCTTCCAGAAATGGCAGTATTGCGTGAATCGGATGCAGCATATTATTTGCGTGAAGAGGCAGGTGGAATGATTCTAGGTATCTATGAAAAAGGAGCACCTGCTTGTTATGTTGATGGTCCAAGCGATGATTGTAAATATGAACTCTTTAATGGTGAGCTTGATCGCTTAATGCCTCACATTGATGCATGTATTAATCGTGTACCTGCTTTTGGAGAAGTTGGAATTAAAGAAATTTATAATGGTGCAATTGCTTATACCCCAGACGGAAATCCGATTGTTGGGCCAGCTCCTGGTTTGAAAAATTTTTGGTTAAATGAAGGCCATAGCTTTGGAATAACTGCTGCAGGAGGCGCAGGTTGGCAGCTAGCTGAGTGGATTGTTGATGGTGAGCCGACAGTAGATATGATGGGTGTTGATCCCCGTCGTTTTGGACCATATGCTACTAGAGGGTATCTAAAAGAAAAAAATGAAGAGGCTTATGCAAATGTTTTTACAACGCATTACCCTGATGAGGAGCGAAGTGCAGCAAGACCTTTAAAGACAGCACCTTGTTATGATCGCATGAAGGCATTGGGAGCAGTTTTTGGATCAGTCTATGGGTGGGAGCGTCCTAATTGGTTTATGCCAAGTGCTGACTATTCACTTACTGCTGAAGACTTAAATCAAGCTGATCCTGCCAAAGTTATTCTTAATAAAAATCATTCCAAAGCTTTAGATGACGGTCGTATTGTTGAAAAAAATTCTTTTCGTCGTTCAAACTATTTTGAGCATGTTGGAAATGAATGTAAGCATGTCAATGAAAAAGTTGGACTTTTAGATATGTCTGCGTTTGCAAAATGTGTGGTTAATGGTTCTGGAGCTGAGGCATGGTTAGAATCGATATTCGCAAATAAAATGCCACAAGCTATTGGCCGCATTAGTTTAGTTCATATGCTTGCCCTAAATGGTGGAGTGCGTGCAGAATTCACCGTCTATAAAACTGGATCTCAAAGTTATTATTTAGTATCTGCTGGAGCATTTGAAACTCATGACCATGATTATTTATTTAAGTTAGCACCAAAAGATGGAACTGTCCATGTTCAAAGAGTTACAACAAATACTGGTGTATTAGTTTTGGCGGGACCAAAATCTCGTGATGTACTCCAAAAACTAACAGATACCAATTTATCGAATGCAAACTTTAAATGGCTTACTGGTAAGAAGATTAATGTTGGTTTTGCAAGTGCTCAAGCACTCAGAGTAAACTTTGTTGGAGAATTAGGTTGGGAGTTGCATCATCCAATTGAAATGCAGAACTATATTTTTGATGAAGTAATGAAGGCTGGAGCAGAGTTTGATATAAAGCCTTTTGGGATTCGTGCTATGGATAGTATGCGTCTTGAAAAGTCTTACCGCCTAATTCCTAGAGAGATGTCAATTGAGTATTCGGCATATGAATCTGGGCTTGATCGTTTTGTAAGGTTAGATAAAGAAGTTGACTTTATAGGAAAAACTGCATTAGCAAAATGGCAAGATAAAGGCGCTTCAAATGGTTTTGTAACTTTAGAGGTTCAAGGAGTTACTGATGCTGATGCAAGAGGTTCTGAGGCAATTTATAAAGATGATGAAGTTGTTGGAAGAGCAACCTCTGGTGGATTTGGTTGGAGATGTAATAAATCACTCGCACTTGGCCTAGTTAAGCTTGAGCTTGCTACTATTGGAACAGAACTTGAAATTGAGATTCTGGGTGAAAAGCATAAAGCGATAGTTATTGAAGAGTCTCCTTTTGATCCAGCTAATGAATGCTTGAGAGCATAACTTTAAGAGTATTATAATTTTATGTCAATAATTGAAAAAAAATCTGATTTACATAACAATATGGTCACTTGGAGACATCATCTCCATCAGCGACCTGAGCTTAGTTTTAAAGAAGAGATAACTAGTGATTATATTGCTTCAGTTTTGCAATCCCATGATATTGAAATACATCGAGGACTTGCTGTAACAGGAATTGTTGCTACTATTCATGGTAATAGAAAGGGTGGGTCGATTGGACTTCGTGCTGATATGGATGCACTTCCAATACAGGAAAAAAATAAATTTAGCCATAAGTCAATCCATGAGGGAAAGATGCATGCATGTGGTCATGATGGGCACTCAACAATGCTTCTTGGTGCGGCAGTTTACCTCAAGGAGCACAATGATTTTGCTGGAACCGTCTATATGATCTTTCAACCTGCTGAAGAAGGTGGGGGTGGAGGGCGAGTAATGGTTGAAGAAGGAATATATGATAAGTTTCCATGTCAAGCAGTTTATGGAATGCATAATTGGCCTGGGATGGATAAGGGACAGTTTGCAGTTCATGATGCAGCTGTTATGGCTGCAAATGAAACACTTAAAATTTGTATTGTAGGTAAAGGTGGCCATGCAGCCATGCCTGAACAATGTATTGATCCTGTTGTCATTGGAGCGCAAATTATTAATGCCATTCAAAGTGTTGTCTCTAGAAACGTTGCACCACTTAATTCAGCAGTTATTAGTATAACTATGGTTGATGCTGGCTTTGTATCAAACGTCATTCCTAATGAAATGAATCTTACTGGCTCACTTAGGTATTTTTCAAAAGATGTTGGGGATGAAGTAAAAGAAAAAATAAAGAATATTGTCGAAGGTTTGAGCCAATCAATGGGGGCTTCAGCAACATTTGAGTCTATACCAAATTATCCTGCAACTATTAATACACCAAAACATGCTGAAATCTGTGCCAAGGCTGCTGGAATGGTGGTTGGAGAAAAAAATGTTCATAGAAATGAACCACCTAGTATGGGTTCAGAAGACTTTTCATTCTTATTAAATGCATCAGAAGGAGCTTATATATGGATTGGTAATGGACTGGTTCCTGAAGATAGTCCTGCTGGAGGATGCATGTTACATAACACTCAATACGACTTTAATGATGAAATTCTACCTTTTGGAAGTAGTTACTGGGTTCAATTGGTTCAAAATATCCTGAAATAAGATGGATTAGTTTTATAAAAATGGCTTCAAGAAATTTCTCAAAGTTTGGTAAAAGATTTTCTAGAAAAAATGGTATTACTCAGTTAATGTCTGATCTTGGAAATGCTAAACATAGTAATAATCCAAATACCATTATGCTAGGTGGCGGTAATCCTGCAATTATTTCAGCTGCAAACGATAAATTTATTTCTGAACTTGAAAAACTCATTTCAAGCTCTAGTATTAATCAAATGATTGGCTTCTATGATGGTCCTCAAGGTAGTGAAGAGTTTATAGCTGAGCTAGTAATGATGTTTAATAATCATTATGGTTGGGGCTTAGATGAAAAAAATATTGTTATCACCAATGGCTCTCAAAGTAGTTTTTTTAGTCTCTTCAATTTATATGGAGGAGAAATGGAGGATGGAACTCATAAAAAAATTCTATTACCGATTGTTCCAGAATACATAGGTTATGCTGATCAAGGAATTTCTGAAGAAATGTTTGTCTCAATTAAGCCTGAAATCTGTATGCTTAATGATAAGCAATTTAAATATAAAATTGATTTTGAGGAATTGATTAATGTTATGAGTTCTGATGATATTGGTGCAATCTGCATTTCACGTCCTACTAATCCAACTGGAAATGTTATTTCAGACGATGAGCTTAATCAATTAGATTTAATTTCAAAAGAGTATGGAGTTCCATTAATCATTGATAATGCATATGGACAACCTTTTCCAGGAGCCGTTTATACTAAAGCAACATTGAAGTGGAATACTAATATGATTTTATGTATGTCTCTTTCAAAACTTGGTCTTCCAGGCTTAAGAACTGGAATAATTATCGCTGAACACGAAACCGTCGAGGCTCTCAGTAGAATAAGTGGAATCATGGTGCTGGCCCCAAGCAGTGTTGGGCCAAGTTTATTGACAAGAATGATAAGGGATAATGAGCTATTGCAACTTTGTGATGACGTTATAAGGCCTTACTATAAAGAAAAAGCATTAACTGCAGTTAAGCTTTTTGAAAGTGTTTTTAAAGATGTCGATGGCTACCTTCACAAGCTTGAGGGAGCTTTTTTTATGTGGCTTTGGTTTCCAAATTTATCAATAACATCAGAACAGCTTTACAATAATCTAAAGGCTGATGATGTTTTTATAGTTCCTGGTCAAGATTTTTTTATTGGTATTGATGATGATTGGGATCATAAGCATCAATGCATTAGAATAAACTATGCGAAAGATGAATTGGTTCTTAAAAAGGGACTTGAGGTTATTTATAATCATGTTAAATCGTCTCAAAAATAAGGTGTGTTTATGAGAAAAATATATGTTTACTAAGGCAATAGTTAGAATTCCTGGAAAGAGTCTAATTCATGGTTTAAGTGACTCAAAGAGTCTAGGTTTACCAAACTATGATGAGGCTATCACTCAGCATAAATTATATATTGAAGCTTTGAAACTATGCGGCCTTGAAGTTACAGTGCTGGAGCCATGTGAAGAGTACCCTGATTCAACTTTTATAGAGGATGTTGCTCTTATAACTCCTCATTGTGCAATTATTACGCGCCCAGGAGCCCCAACTAGAAGAGCTGAGATTACTAAGATAGATTCAGTTTTAAGAAATGAATTTTTAAATGTTGAAGTTATAGAGGCGCCAGGAACTATTGAGGCTGGTGATGTAATGATGGTTGGTAGTCATTTTTATATAGGACTTTCTGATAGAACAAATCGCAGTGGTGCTGAACAGACTATTGGTATTCTTAAGAAATATGGTATGACAGGATCAACAGTTACATTAAATGAGGTGCTTCATCTTAAAACAGGATTGTCTTATCTAGAAAATAATAAGTTAGTGATTTGTGGTGAGTTTATAAATGACCCTATATTTAAAGACTATGATTTTATTGAAATACCGAAAGAAGAAAGCTATGCAGCTAATTGCATTTGGGTAAATGAAAGGGTAATTATTCCATCCGGATACCCAATATCAAATGAAAGGATTTCTGGATCAGGATTCAATGTAATAGAAGTCGATGTTTCAGAATTTAAGAAACTTGATGGTGGCTTAAGCTGTTTATCTTTAAGATACTAGTAAATTTCGCAAAAATATATAATGTAATTACAATGTATTTACATAGTTCCTAATTTAATCAAATATTTCTTTAATTTCATCAAATGTTGCAGTTATAGCATACACATTGGAATAACCCATTTTTATAAGCGTTAATGCTGCAAGCGAGGCACGACCTCCACCACCACAGTGAGTTAAGATCAAAATATCTGAATTAGGACATTGTTTGGAAATTTTCATCTCTAATAGGCCCCTAGAAATATTTATTGAATCATTTAGACTAGATTCCTCATAATTTTTCACTTCTCGAACATCGATAATTACAGAATTTTCAGAACCATCATAAAGAAGCTTTGCAGCGTTAGCATCAACACAATTTATTTCCAATTGAGCAGTTGCTATAAGTTCACCAGCAGTTTTAATCATCAGTAACTCCTTTGATATAAAAAATTAGTGTTTAAAGTGACGAATTCCAGTAAAAATCATTGAAATTCCATGTTCATTGGCTGCTGCAATAACTTCATCGTCACGCATTGAGCCTCCAGGATGAATAATAGACGAAATACCAGCTTTAGCAGCAGCATCAATACCATCACGGAAAGGAAAGAAAGCATCAGATGCCATAACAGAACCTTCAACCTCAAGGTTTTCATCAGCCGCTTTAATACCAGCTATCTTAGCAGAATAAATGCGGGACATCTGACCTGCACCAATGCCAATTGTCATTTGGTTTTTGACATAGACAATAGCATTAGATTTAACTGATTTAGCAACCTTCCAAGCAAATATCAAATCATTCATCTCTGAGTCACTTGGTTTAATTGTAGTTACACACTTTAAATTATCAACATTAATTAGTTCTATATCATTATCTTGGACAAGAAGCCCTCCAGATAATTTCTTAAAATCAAAAGTAGTTTTTGGTCTACCTAATTCGCCACACTCAAGAACTCGAATATTTTCTTTTTTAGCTAAGATTTTGAGAGTAGCAATATTAATTTTTGGGGCAATAATCACTTCTACAAATTGTTGATTAATAATAACTTCAGCTGTCACTTTATCAAGTTCTCGATTGAACGCGATGATACCTCCAAAGGCTGATGTTGGATCAGTCTGATAAGCACTTTGATAGGCACTAAGAATATCCTTTCTAGAAGCAACACCACAAGGATTGGCATGCTTAATAATTACACAACTAGGTTCATCAAAATCACATACGCATTGTAAAGCTGCATCAGCATCTGCAAGATTGTTATAAGAAAGAGGCTTACCTTGAATTTGTTTACTGTTAGCAATAGATACTTCTTCAAGATTACTATCTGTATAAAAAGCAGCCCTTTGATGAGGGTTTTCCCCATAACGCAGAGCTTGTGATTTTTTAAACTGAAAATTTAAAGTATTAGAAAAACCATCTTCTTCTTCACCTAAGTAGTTGGCAATTGCTCCATCATACTGGGCAGTATGCTCAAAGGTTTTTAAAGCTAATTTTTTTCTAGTCTTTAAAGAAGTGTTTCCAGAAGCGTTTAATTCATTTAGAACTAATTGAAAGTCTGAGCTATCGACAATAACAGTTACTGAATTATGATTTTTAGCACTTGATCGTAGCATCGCAGGGCCTCCAATATCAATATTTTCTATTGCATCTTCAAAGTTACATTCAGGTCTAGAAACGGTATCTTGGAATGGGTATAAATTAACTACAACAAGGTCAATTGGTTTGATGTCATTCTCGATCATGACCCCCTCATCAACCCCCCTTCTAGCCAGGATTCCACCATGTATTAGTGGATTAAGAGTCTTAACTCGTCCTGCCATTATTTCAGGGAAACCTGTAAAGTCAGATACCTCTATAACTGGAATA
This genomic interval carries:
- a CDS encoding aspartate kinase, which codes for MAKSLAPIVMKFGGTSLRDEISRSHVLSHIKHYADSGERVVVVVSAMGRKGEPYATDTLVALLKDVGHNINPRELDLVMSVGETLCSAFCAHLLSCNGMPAVSFNGRQSGILTDDNAGNAEILEVNPSRIVESLDAGDIAVVAGFQGVNERGDIRTLGRGGSDTSAVALAAALGAEKVEIFSDVNGIANCDPRQVESSSYLESISVDQMLAMADEGSRVIHPRAIAASIKTKTPIVARNTFNDSKGTTIHHNKSSGKEVVAIAHRESMVLVEFALEHKAASHVDGVVNIDSKRLLLNDDVYLSDKLAQLEEKLGFYKLSRHWATISVVFNNKVSKKPADLDYAELLESPNNIISYLLKEVKVRETLKFLHGRYT
- a CDS encoding virulence factor, yielding MKLTVIKWRDIPTQVMIKKSRREVEKLQLDNRFMEAVDSAAMAAGEVDADAYLTDWNNELIEIPDGDLKEPVAIKAAELESEFSDEILTSYINNGGYKP
- a CDS encoding FAD-dependent oxidoreductase; amino-acid sequence: MKSKAQVVVIGGGVVGAGTLYHLAEKGWTDVVLLERKDLTSGSTWHAAGLLPLFNMSYSVGKLHQYSVDFYHKLQEETGMNVGFSVVSNIRLANCQDRMDEYKYYAGVGSTVGVNVKFLTPEQIKEIWPLCNTEGLLGAIQHPDDGYIQPADLTQALCKGARNRGAEIYENTTVNALEQQSDSTWVVKTDKGDIACEHIVSCTGSFARKTGEMVGLDVPVIPVEHQFLVTEPHPDILERKKQGLPEMAVLRESDAAYYLREEAGGMILGIYEKGAPACYVDGPSDDCKYELFNGELDRLMPHIDACINRVPAFGEVGIKEIYNGAIAYTPDGNPIVGPAPGLKNFWLNEGHSFGITAAGGAGWQLAEWIVDGEPTVDMMGVDPRRFGPYATRGYLKEKNEEAYANVFTTHYPDEERSAARPLKTAPCYDRMKALGAVFGSVYGWERPNWFMPSADYSLTAEDLNQADPAKVILNKNHSKALDDGRIVEKNSFRRSNYFEHVGNECKHVNEKVGLLDMSAFAKCVVNGSGAEAWLESIFANKMPQAIGRISLVHMLALNGGVRAEFTVYKTGSQSYYLVSAGAFETHDHDYLFKLAPKDGTVHVQRVTTNTGVLVLAGPKSRDVLQKLTDTNLSNANFKWLTGKKINVGFASAQALRVNFVGELGWELHHPIEMQNYIFDEVMKAGAEFDIKPFGIRAMDSMRLEKSYRLIPREMSIEYSAYESGLDRFVRLDKEVDFIGKTALAKWQDKGASNGFVTLEVQGVTDADARGSEAIYKDDEVVGRATSGGFGWRCNKSLALGLVKLELATIGTELEIEILGEKHKAIVIEESPFDPANECLRA
- a CDS encoding M20 aminoacylase family protein, with the protein product MSIIEKKSDLHNNMVTWRHHLHQRPELSFKEEITSDYIASVLQSHDIEIHRGLAVTGIVATIHGNRKGGSIGLRADMDALPIQEKNKFSHKSIHEGKMHACGHDGHSTMLLGAAVYLKEHNDFAGTVYMIFQPAEEGGGGGRVMVEEGIYDKFPCQAVYGMHNWPGMDKGQFAVHDAAVMAANETLKICIVGKGGHAAMPEQCIDPVVIGAQIINAIQSVVSRNVAPLNSAVISITMVDAGFVSNVIPNEMNLTGSLRYFSKDVGDEVKEKIKNIVEGLSQSMGASATFESIPNYPATINTPKHAEICAKAAGMVVGEKNVHRNEPPSMGSEDFSFLLNASEGAYIWIGNGLVPEDSPAGGCMLHNTQYDFNDEILPFGSSYWVQLVQNILK
- a CDS encoding valine--pyruvate transaminase, with the protein product MASRNFSKFGKRFSRKNGITQLMSDLGNAKHSNNPNTIMLGGGNPAIISAANDKFISELEKLISSSSINQMIGFYDGPQGSEEFIAELVMMFNNHYGWGLDEKNIVITNGSQSSFFSLFNLYGGEMEDGTHKKILLPIVPEYIGYADQGISEEMFVSIKPEICMLNDKQFKYKIDFEELINVMSSDDIGAICISRPTNPTGNVISDDELNQLDLISKEYGVPLIIDNAYGQPFPGAVYTKATLKWNTNMILCMSLSKLGLPGLRTGIIIAEHETVEALSRISGIMVLAPSSVGPSLLTRMIRDNELLQLCDDVIRPYYKEKALTAVKLFESVFKDVDGYLHKLEGAFFMWLWFPNLSITSEQLYNNLKADDVFIVPGQDFFIGIDDDWDHKHQCIRINYAKDELVLKKGLEVIYNHVKSSQK
- a CDS encoding dimethylarginine dimethylaminohydrolase family protein, translating into MFTKAIVRIPGKSLIHGLSDSKSLGLPNYDEAITQHKLYIEALKLCGLEVTVLEPCEEYPDSTFIEDVALITPHCAIITRPGAPTRRAEITKIDSVLRNEFLNVEVIEAPGTIEAGDVMMVGSHFYIGLSDRTNRSGAEQTIGILKKYGMTGSTVTLNEVLHLKTGLSYLENNKLVICGEFINDPIFKDYDFIEIPKEESYAANCIWVNERVIIPSGYPISNERISGSGFNVIEVDVSEFKKLDGGLSCLSLRY
- a CDS encoding rhodanese-like domain-containing protein; this encodes MIKTAGELIATAQLEINCVDANAAKLLYDGSENSVIIDVREVKNYEESSLNDSINISRGLLEMKISKQCPNSDILILTHCGGGGRASLAALTLIKMGYSNVYAITATFDEIKEIFD
- the purH gene encoding bifunctional phosphoribosylaminoimidazolecarboxamide formyltransferase/IMP cyclohydrolase, which encodes MSIKRALISVSDKTGITQFAQSLVSLNIELLSTGGTAKHLKEQGIPVIEVSDFTGFPEIMAGRVKTLNPLIHGGILARRGVDEGVMIENDIKPIDLVVVNLYPFQDTVSRPECNFEDAIENIDIGGPAMLRSSAKNHNSVTVIVDSSDFQLVLNELNASGNTSLKTRKKLALKTFEHTAQYDGAIANYLGEEEDGFSNTLNFQFKKSQALRYGENPHQRAAFYTDSNLEEVSIANSKQIQGKPLSYNNLADADAALQCVCDFDEPSCVIIKHANPCGVASRKDILSAYQSAYQTDPTSAFGGIIAFNRELDKVTAEVIINQQFVEVIIAPKINIATLKILAKKENIRVLECGELGRPKTTFDFKKLSGGLLVQDNDIELINVDNLKCVTTIKPSDSEMNDLIFAWKVAKSVKSNAIVYVKNQMTIGIGAGQMSRIYSAKIAGIKAADENLEVEGSVMASDAFFPFRDGIDAAAKAGISSIIHPGGSMRDDEVIAAANEHGISMIFTGIRHFKH